The DNA sequence CACAGTCGAAGACATGCTTTCtatccaaaaaaaagaaaaatacatgcTTAATGCTTTTGATAGATAACATTAATATACCATCTCATCTGATCAAACATGCTGAGCGTTTCTGGTTTATAAGACCCAACATACAACCAAATCATACATTTACGGACAACCTTTaactaaaaagttatttaatcATCTATAGAACACGTAAGTAGGAGCAGTGGAGGAGATGTGGAGGAGCAGGAGCAGGGGGAAAATGTGATTAAAATTAAGAGACGTGTGTGCGCGCGTAGGTTTGAATATTAGGTGTAGCGATGTCTACTAGTTGGCGTTCCAGCACTGCCGTTTCATCACCGCCAATCCTAatttcaattcaaattccaatcCCCAACGAGGAGCCTTCATCATTCTCCACCTCCGTCTTCAACTTCTCCTCTGGAAACCCTAGGATCGAGGAGACCCGCGGCCTCATGCATCTCTTCCCCGACCAAGATCCCCCTTCTACCCTCCCTTTTGGACGTAAACCCCTCGTCTTCATCATCGGCGTCCCCAATCACATGACCTACACCGACTTCTTCCAGTTCTGTGGTTCCTTCCTTCACGATATCCTTGAGATGTGCATTGTGAGGTACTACCCTCCCTCCTTCCCCCTTCTGTTCTTCCATTCACTGCTCTCTCACTTTCTTTCCTTCTTGTTTCAGAATGGATGGAATGGAAGATCAAAACAGCATTTTGATCCACTTCGACAATCAAAGCTCCACCGACAGCTTCTTCAAGCATTACAATGGCCGCCGTTTCTCCTCTTTGGAGGTCCTTCTCCATTCTCTTTTCTCCATTAGCTCCCTCTCTCACCGCCTCCTACTTGTTCTTCTTATTTCAATTGTAGGTTGAGGTTTGCCGTGTTCCTTTCACGTTGGATGTGCAGTACACTGGTTCCATTGAACATGCCCAACCATCCAATGCTACCTCCGCTAAACAGCCCACATGTCCAGTTTGCCTTGGTACAACCTCCCCTTTAGATATGCATTGCCCACTCTCACTATTATATTATCCATCACCATCTATGACTCCATCCATGTTTTGTGTTGTCTACAGAGCGGTTAGATCAAGACACCAGTAGAATTCTCACTACTATATGTAATCATTCTTTTCATTGTTCATGCATATCAAAATGGGTTGATTCTTCTTGTCCAGTAAGTCCCTTCAGATCCAATCTTTTTCTGTGTATCACATTCATTAACATGTATATAGCGTACACTTGATTGTGCTGTTTGAACTATTTTGCGTGCTTGCCTGGTTGGGTGTTTAAATTCACTGTTCTTTTCGGACTTTTCATTAATTTAGCTAGCATGTCTAAATAAGTTTGACGTAGTGCTAGTTATTGAATCTCTGTACTTGTTTGCTTAAAAATTTCCCACTATTTTATTCAGGTGTGCCGCTATTGCCAACAGCAAGCTGAAAAATCCATATGTTCTGTTTGTTAGACTACTGAGAACCTTTGGATATGTGTTATATGCGGGTTTGTTGGCTGTGGAAGGTGAGGAAATTTTTCTTCAACCCTTATTTTTTATACTGCTTCTTTGCTGAATATATCCCAGTCATATGTATCTTATTCCTGAGACAATGGTGTCTCAGATATAAAGCAGGACATGCCATCATGCACTGGAAAGAGACACACCATTGCTATGCCTTAGATGTGAAAACCAAGTGTGTGTGGGATTTTGCGGGAGACAACTATGTTCATAGACTTATTCAGTCCAAAATTGATGGGAAGTT is a window from the Arachis hypogaea cultivar Tifrunner chromosome 1, arahy.Tifrunner.gnm2.J5K5, whole genome shotgun sequence genome containing:
- the LOC112697582 gene encoding BRAP2 RING ZnF UBP domain-containing protein 2-like, which encodes MSTSWRSSTAVSSPPILISIQIPIPNEEPSSFSTSVFNFSSGNPRIEETRGLMHLFPDQDPPSTLPFGRKPLVFIIGVPNHMTYTDFFQFCGSFLHDILEMCIVRMDGMEDQNSILIHFDNQSSTDSFFKHYNGRRFSSLEVEVCRVPFTLDVQYTGSIEHAQPSNATSAKQPTCPVCLERLDQDTSRILTTICNHSFHCSCISKWVDSSCPVCRYCQQQAEKSICSVC